A single window of Nicotiana sylvestris chromosome 3, ASM39365v2, whole genome shotgun sequence DNA harbors:
- the LOC104219684 gene encoding receptor-like protein kinase has product MSEKKVQSVSEANKNRIHIKIEENVGPTDAYRTTSGFLAGLKTATQCYGPKAAALVLLGYSFCGEVFKRSEMFLFLVNCLLFFANILAVFSASLPQDAVHLLGFRSSLPEPSQQLLPWNQSISHCQWKGVSCSSNRTHVESLKFTDFLLSGILDKAFPNLCRLPHMVSLDLSGNHFTGGIPAMLANCSQLDTIFLNDNRFSGSIPPEIFKSSKLLQLDLGYNQLNGTIPSEVGFSTSLQYLGLWENSLSGNIPNELFDLPNLTDLYLQRNNLTGPLPDFPSSCSLSQLYIFENHFSGSLPITLGNCHNLTAFYASSANLGGVISAEVFRGLSNLKNLSLDDNHFIGEIPETLWTGSLQELVLSLNKFNGSISEKIGGCHQITYIDLSVNKLTGQIPRSVGRLKNLNNLYLYKNMLSGSLPAELGNCSSLVEINLVNNSISGELPSELCNLQTLAKFYAFKNQIRGQIPECIGRISGLEELGLYENQLTGKIPHGITNMTKLAFLSLAHNNLTGEVPPDLGKKNVPGLFKVDLGYNNLSGQIPSEICNGNRLGVLTLEYNRFNGSFPTSIAKCKSVYRVNLLNNNLQGSIPDDIEKNENISYLNVRGNMLAGRIPAAFGYWTNLSTIDLSENMFSGSIPAEFGMLQNLVRLRISSNRLKGQIPLQLSYSAKLAELDLSNNSLSGRIPKEVASSSVLTNLLLQDNKLSGALPDTFTSTQKLIKLQLGNNLLEGPIPCSLSKLRQPNFALNLSMNKFTGEIPRCLGNLDTLEVLDISSNNLSGAIPSEMDKMITLSFLNISFNNLSGQIPISWGKLLSSHQGSVLGNPGLCLSGAQGSNCKHVKKSHAKWKTLAGVISGCVLCMAIIVAATYLLVTRRPKHRLIKCQSGLDDLPDGISFEDIVHATEGWSEKYVIGRGKHGTVYKMETVKSKKHWAVKKIDLAERAFNDEMTTLNLVRHRNLVKPGGYCIRHGYGFILTEFIPGGTLHYALHQSRPPVVLDWESRHRIALGIAQGLSYLHHDSVPQIIHRDLKSDNVMLDSEMEPKIGDFGIAKIVSDSDENSSKSTIVGTLGYIAPENAYSVQLTEKSDVYSYGVVLLELFCRKMPVDPSFEEGLDIVSWVRKYLQRSNNFFCFLDEEIRLWDAEEQWKALKIVDLALQCAQLEANARPAMRDVVRSLVELNHRCKEKK; this is encoded by the exons GTGCTTCTTGGATACAGCTTCTGTGGGGAAGTGTTTAAGAGGTCAGAAATGTTCTTGTTTCTGGTTAATTGTCTTCTCTTCTTTGCCAACATCTTAGCAGTATTTTCAGCATCATTGCCTCAAGATGCTGTTCATCTACTTGGGTTCCGCAGCAGTCTCCCAGAGCCCTCTCAACAATTGCTCCCTTGGAATCAGTCCATCTCACACTGCCAATGGAAAGGTGTTTCCTGCTCTTCAAACAGAACCCATGTCGAATCATTGAAGTTTACAGACTTCCTTCTATCTGGGATCTTGGACAAGGCCTTTCCCAATCTTTGCCGTCTTCCTCACATGGTCTCCCTTGATCTCAGTGGCAACCATTTCACTGGTGGCATCCCCGCTATGCTCGCAAACTGCAGCCAACTTGACACGATTTTCCTCAACGACAACAGATTTTCAGGATCCATCCCCCCAGAGATTTTCAAATCAAGCAAGCTTTTACAACTTGATTTGGGTTACAATCAGCTCAATGGCACCATTCCTTCTGAGGTAGGCTTTTCTACAAGCCTTCAATATCTCGGGCTGTGGGAAAATTCCCTTAGTGGAAACATTCCAAATGAGCTATTTGATTTGCCAAACTTGACAGATCTCTACCTCCAAAGAAACAATCTAACAGGACCTCTTCCGGATTTCCCATCCTCGTGTTCACTTTCCCAGCTTTATATTTTTGAGAACCATTTTTCAGGTTCTTTGCCAATTACCCTGGGTAATTGTCACAACCTTACTGCATTCTACGCATCATCTGCTAATCTTGGAGGAGTTATTTCCGCAGAGGTTTTTAGAGGCCTTTCAAACCTCAAGAATCTCTCTTTAGATGATAACCACTTTATAGGGGAAATTCCTGAAACCTTATGGACAGGGAGCTTACAAGAGTTAGTTCTTTCCCTCAATAAGTTTAATGGAAGTATATCCGAAAAGATTGGAGGCTGTCATCAGATAACTTACATTGATTTGTCAGTTAACAAATTAACTGGTCAGATTCCCAGGTCAGTTGGACGTCTGAAGAATTTGAACAATCTTTATCTGTATAAAAACATGCTTAGTGGTTCATTACCAGCAGAACTTGGAAACTGCTCTTCTCTTGTTGAAATCAATCTCGTCAATAACTCCATCAGTGGGGAACTTCCTTCAGAACTTTGCAACCTTCAAACCCTAGCAAAATTTTATGCATTCAAAAATCAAATTCGAGGTCAAATTCCAGAATGCATAGGCAGAATAAGCGGACTGGAGGAGCTAGGTCTTTATGAGAATCAATTGACTGGCAAGATACCACATGGAATTACAAATATGACGAAACTTGCATTTCTTTCTTTGGCTCATAATAACCTTACCGGGGAGGTGCCACCAGATCTGGGGAAAAAAAATGTTCCTGGCTTATTTAAGGTTGATTTAGGTTATAATAACCTCAGCGGACAGATTCCTTCTGAAATATGTAATGGAAACAGGCTTGGAGTCCTGACTCTTGAATATAACCGTTTCAATGGAAGCTTCCCAACAAGTATCGCAAAATGCAAATCTGTATATAGAGTGAACCTTCTCAACAACAATCTGCAGGGGAGTATTCCTGACGACATTGAAAAGAATGAGAATATTTCTTACTTGAATGTTCGAGGAAATATGCTTGCAGGAAGGATTCCAGCAGCGTTTGGCTACTGGACTAATCTTTCAACAATTGATCTTTCAGAAAATATGTTTTCTGGCTCCATACCTGCAGAATTTGGAATGCTGCAAAATCTTGTAAGACTGAGAATTtcttcaaacagactgaaaggACAAATTCCACTTCAGTTGAGTTACTCTGCGAAACTGGCCGAATTGGATCTCAGCAACAACAGTCTTTCAGGAAGAATTCCGAAAGAAGTTGCATCATCTTCAGTATTGACAAATCTTCTGCTGCAGGACAACAAACTTTCTGGTGCTCTTCCGGACACTTTCACCTCCACACAAAAGCTTATAAAGCTGCAGCTGGGGAACAACTTGCTCGAAGGCCCAATTCCATGCAGTCTGAGTAAACTTAGGCAACCTAATTTTGCACTGAATCTGAGCATGAATAAGTTTACTGGTGAAATTCCTAGATGCCTAGGCAATCTAGACACACTGGAGGTCCTTGATATATCAAGCAACAACTTGTCTGGTGCAATACCATCAGAAATGGACAAGATGATAACCCTGTCATTTCTCAACATATCATTTAATAACTTATCAGGGCAGATACCCATTTCATGGGGAAAACTATTAAGTTCACATCAAGGATCTGTCCTGGGAAATCCAGGACTCTGCTTATCAGGCGCTCAAGGTAGTAACTGCAAGCATGTGAAAAAATCACATGCAAAATGGAAGACTTTGGCTGGTGTAATTAGTGGATGTGTGCTGTGCATGGCAATCATAGTTGCTGCAACATACTTACTAGTTACTCGGCGTCCTAAGCATCGGCTCATCAAGTGTCAATCAGGGCTTGATGATCTACCAGATGGTATAAGTTTTGAGGACATTGTACATGCAACAGAGGGCTGGAGCGAAAAATACGTTATCGGAAGAGGCAAACATGGAACAGTCTATAAGATGGAAACTGTGAAATCCAAAAAGCATTGGGCTGTCAAGAAGATTGATTTAGCTGAGAGAGCATTCAATGATGAAATGACAACCCTAAATCTAGTCAGACACCGCAATTTGGTAAAACCGGGAGGATACTGCATCAGACACGGATATGGCTTCATTCTAACAGAATTTATCCCAGGGGGGACTCTTCATTATGCCCTTCACCAGAGTAGACCACCTGTAGTCCTGGACTGGGAGTCCCGCCATCGTATTGCTCTTGGTATTGCTCAAGGTCTGTCATATCTTCACCATGATTCTGTCCCTCAAATCATTCACAGAGATCTCAAATCAGATAATGTAATGTTGGATTCTGAAATGGAGCCAAAGATTGGAGACTTCGGGATTGCTAAAATAGTATCAGATTCTGATGAAAACTCATCAAAGTCCACAATTGTTGGGACCCTAGGATACATTGCTCCAG AGAACGCATACTCAGTTCAATTGACAGAGAAAAGTGATGTGTATAGCTATGGAGTTGTTCTACTGGAGCTCTTCTGCAGAAAAATGCCAGTAGACCCCAGCTTTGAGGAAGGATTAGACATCGTTTCCTGGGTTAGGAAGTACTTGCAGAGAAGCAacaatttcttttgttttcttgatGAAGAAATTCGCCTCTGGGATGCAGAAGAACAATGGAAAGCCCTGAAAATAGTGGATCTGGCACTTCAATGTGCTCAACTCGAGGCAAATGCGAGGCCTGCGATGAGGGATGTAGTAAGGTCTCTTGTCGAGTTAAATCATAGATgtaaagagaagaaatga